Proteins found in one Thalassomonas actiniarum genomic segment:
- a CDS encoding TetR/AcrR family transcriptional regulator has translation MRNPETTRQKILEISAEEIHQHGYTGASLSVILARSEISKGALYHHFANKQALGYAVLEEVFTPMFIESWQQALQNDDPIAGMCHLLAQMAESADSDGLSCGCPMNNLSQEMAAIDEGFRLRVFAMYQQLNQLIVAALARIKTQLKPELELEQVAYFIIASIQGAASLAKSSRCCQLFSNLLNELQSYLRGLRV, from the coding sequence ATGCGAAACCCAGAAACAACCCGGCAGAAAATTCTTGAGATCAGCGCTGAAGAAATCCATCAGCATGGTTACACCGGCGCCAGTTTATCTGTGATATTGGCGCGCAGTGAAATTTCTAAAGGTGCCCTATACCATCATTTTGCCAATAAACAGGCATTAGGTTATGCGGTATTGGAAGAGGTTTTTACCCCTATGTTTATCGAAAGCTGGCAACAGGCACTGCAAAATGACGACCCCATAGCCGGTATGTGTCATTTACTCGCACAAATGGCAGAAAGTGCCGACAGTGACGGTTTATCGTGCGGCTGCCCGATGAACAACCTGTCTCAGGAAATGGCGGCGATAGATGAAGGTTTTCGGTTAAGGGTTTTTGCCATGTACCAGCAATTAAATCAGTTGATTGTTGCCGCCCTGGCCAGGATCAAAACACAATTGAAACCGGAGCTGGAATTAGAACAGGTTGCTTATTTTATTATTGCCAGCATTCAGGGCGCCGCCAGCCTGGCCAAGAGCTCCAGATGTTGTCAGTTATTCTCTAACCTGCTGAATGAATTACAAAGCTACCTCAGGGGATTACGTGTGTAA
- a CDS encoding MlaC/ttg2D family ABC transporter substrate-binding protein, translated as MKTLARQLFLALMVLVSFSSFAASESAYQVVSQAGDKLFSRIKAEQAQIKTDAGLLETIVEQELMPYIDYQYAAYKILGKHLRKTTKEQRKEFVLAMRHYLVRTYASALKQYKQQKVTFHPPVKSGGKVVAVTAVISDAERPDINIDFKMRLNKKKQQWKAFDMVVEGISLLSTKQAEIAKKIREQGIDKTTAQLAAA; from the coding sequence ATGAAAACTTTAGCCCGACAACTTTTCCTAGCCTTAATGGTGCTCGTCAGCTTTAGCAGTTTTGCCGCCAGCGAAAGTGCTTATCAGGTGGTGAGTCAGGCCGGAGATAAATTATTTTCCAGGATCAAAGCCGAACAGGCACAAATTAAAACCGATGCCGGGCTGCTCGAAACCATAGTCGAGCAAGAGCTGATGCCCTATATTGACTATCAATACGCGGCCTATAAAATTCTCGGCAAACACTTGCGTAAAACCACCAAGGAACAACGCAAAGAGTTTGTCTTAGCCATGCGTCATTACCTGGTGAGAACCTATGCCAGCGCTTTGAAACAATATAAACAGCAGAAAGTAACCTTTCATCCGCCGGTTAAAAGCGGCGGTAAAGTGGTCGCGGTAACCGCGGTTATTTCCGATGCCGAACGTCCGGACATTAACATTGACTTTAAAATGCGTTTAAACAAGAAAAAGCAGCAATGGAAAGCCTTTGATATGGTGGTTGAAGGTATCAGCTTACTCAGCACCAAGCAGGCTGAAATCGCCAAGAAAATCCGCGAGCAGGGCATAGATAAAACCACGGCACAACTTGCAGCGGCTTAA
- a CDS encoding TIGR02922 family protein has translation MKSMSQASLRKVTVIYYSDLSLELLHKVHEFPQSDSGRVIISDAFREGKSIIAVCDGEVDVLNKVGDRIIADHELGITAKGAWQN, from the coding sequence ATGAAAAGTATGAGTCAAGCGTCACTACGTAAGGTTACTGTGATTTATTATAGCGACCTTTCTTTGGAGTTATTACATAAGGTGCATGAGTTTCCGCAAAGCGATTCTGGTAGGGTGATTATTTCCGATGCGTTTCGGGAAGGGAAGTCTATTATTGCCGTCTGTGACGGTGAAGTGGATGTGTTAAATAAAGTCGGTGATCGTATTATTGCCGATCATGAATTGGGCATTACGGCCAAAGGTGCCTGGCAGAATTAA
- the nagA gene encoding N-acetylglucosamine-6-phosphate deacetylase: protein MYAKLKGFRLHARRVFDGIRYRENRVLTLEQGKIIAIDGETAAADAFADGLLVPGFVDLQVNGGGGVLFNHQPDVAALRSMASAHARFGTTAMLPTLITDKLAIMQRAADAVAQALKEKVPGIIGIHFEGPHLSEGKKGAHSGQFIREISDGEWQLYARKDLGLMMITLAPETVAAKDIRRLVELGVKVCLGHSNADYLKAQQAVDAGADGFTHLFNAMSPLQGREPGMVGCALMNDDASCGLIVDGFHVDKISCQLALKTKPKGKVFLVTDAMPPVGTQQTEFAFFDRKVTLNQGKLTSTTGELAGSVLDMATAVRNTHYLLGLELEEAIAMASRYPADYLGRAGLGMIRPGADANLVLLDENLTVSGTWIRGQQVFKC, encoded by the coding sequence ATGTATGCCAAGTTAAAAGGTTTCCGGTTACATGCCCGGCGGGTGTTTGACGGTATTCGCTATCGGGAAAACCGTGTCCTGACCCTGGAGCAGGGAAAAATAATCGCCATTGACGGAGAAACGGCTGCTGCCGATGCTTTTGCCGATGGCCTGCTTGTCCCGGGGTTTGTTGATTTACAGGTTAACGGCGGCGGCGGTGTGCTTTTTAATCATCAGCCGGATGTGGCGGCGTTAAGGTCCATGGCCTCGGCCCATGCCCGTTTTGGCACGACCGCCATGTTACCCACCTTGATCACCGATAAATTAGCCATTATGCAGCGGGCAGCCGATGCCGTGGCACAGGCGCTGAAAGAAAAGGTGCCCGGGATTATCGGTATTCACTTTGAAGGACCTCATTTATCCGAGGGGAAAAAAGGCGCTCATAGCGGACAATTCATCCGGGAAATTTCCGATGGCGAATGGCAGCTATATGCCCGTAAAGATCTCGGGCTGATGATGATCACCCTGGCGCCGGAAACCGTGGCGGCAAAAGATATTCGCCGCCTGGTAGAGCTGGGAGTTAAGGTTTGCCTCGGCCATAGCAATGCCGATTATCTCAAGGCGCAACAGGCAGTTGATGCCGGTGCCGATGGTTTTACTCATTTATTTAATGCCATGTCCCCCTTGCAGGGGCGTGAACCCGGCATGGTCGGCTGCGCCCTGATGAACGATGATGCCAGTTGCGGTTTAATCGTTGACGGTTTTCATGTTGATAAAATCAGTTGCCAGCTGGCCCTAAAAACCAAGCCTAAAGGCAAGGTTTTTCTGGTGACAGATGCAATGCCGCCGGTGGGTACACAGCAAACGGAATTTGCCTTTTTTGATCGTAAAGTCACCTTAAATCAGGGCAAGTTAACATCCACTACCGGAGAGCTGGCGGGTTCGGTATTAGATATGGCGACGGCGGTGCGTAATACGCATTACCTGCTTGGACTTGAGCTGGAAGAAGCCATTGCCATGGCCAGCCGTTATCCTGCTGATTACCTCGGGCGAGCAGGTCTTGGTATGATCAGGCCGGGGGCTGATGCCAACCTGGTATTGCTGGATGAAAATTTGACCGTTTCCGGCACCTGGATTCGGGGACAGCAAGTCTTCAAATGTTAG
- the nagK gene encoding N-acetylglucosamine kinase, with protein sequence MSAIKDDQQLYLGIDGGGSKCKAVLMSANLETLGQGLSGPANPLHGFEQATASIVDSARLALADAGMADYPLQRLITGAGLAGMNLPGLLEQMLAWQNPFRQMYLTNDLLIACLGAHNGADGAVIVTGTGSCGFSCVDGQSLMLGGHGFPQGDIASGSWFGLQLVTKVLQSLDGLTLNSCLNRQVLNTLGCKDTIALVELVVGKPATFYAQLANLVFDAAEQGDTMALAIVNEGADYLNQLARKLWQEKAPRLSLVGGLAVRLVPWLAQDVQKMLTLPVWPAEIGAVLYAQQQDARQQAASA encoded by the coding sequence ATGTCTGCTATCAAAGATGATCAGCAACTGTATTTAGGCATCGACGGCGGAGGCAGCAAGTGTAAAGCCGTGCTGATGTCGGCTAATCTGGAAACATTGGGGCAGGGCCTGTCGGGGCCGGCGAATCCGCTTCATGGTTTTGAACAGGCCACGGCTTCTATTGTTGACTCTGCCAGATTGGCGTTAGCGGATGCCGGCATGGCGGATTATCCGCTGCAACGCCTGATCACAGGCGCCGGGCTGGCGGGCATGAACCTGCCCGGTTTGCTTGAGCAAATGTTAGCCTGGCAAAACCCGTTTCGACAAATGTACCTGACCAATGATCTGCTGATTGCCTGCTTAGGAGCGCATAACGGGGCGGATGGCGCCGTGATCGTCACCGGAACCGGCTCGTGCGGTTTTTCCTGCGTTGATGGTCAGTCGCTGATGCTGGGGGGGCACGGTTTTCCTCAGGGGGATATCGCCAGCGGTTCCTGGTTCGGTTTGCAACTGGTGACGAAAGTTTTGCAGTCCCTTGACGGCTTAACCCTGAATAGTTGTTTAAACCGGCAAGTACTGAATACTTTAGGCTGCAAGGACACCATAGCTCTGGTGGAGCTTGTTGTCGGTAAACCGGCCACTTTTTATGCCCAGCTGGCTAATTTGGTGTTTGATGCGGCGGAGCAGGGGGATACCATGGCCCTGGCGATAGTCAATGAAGGCGCCGATTACCTCAACCAGTTAGCGAGAAAGTTGTGGCAGGAGAAAGCGCCGAGATTATCCCTGGTGGGGGGACTGGCGGTTCGCCTGGTGCCCTGGCTGGCACAAGATGTCCAGAAGATGCTGACCTTGCCGGTGTGGCCGGCGGAGATAGGTGCGGTACTTTATGCTCAGCAGCAGGATGCCCGGCAACAGGCTGCTTCGGCTTAG
- the pgi gene encoding glucose-6-phosphate isomerase, with amino-acid sequence MLARQTLASWKKLNQLAQDKKSQHMNTLFAEDSKRFDKFSIELPRLLLDYSKNLIDDETMATLLKLAEETEVTAWREKMFSGEKINKTEHRAVLHTALRRHSDEPLVVDGENVTDHVQQQLAKMEAFVNKVRQGHWLGYSGKRITDIVNIGVGGSNLGPQMVTEALKHYSDNSVNVHYVSNVDGAQIVEILRPLDPEKVLFIVSSKTFTTTETMTNARTAINWLTSSSFDEKSVAKHFVAVTANKENAMSFGIQADNIFDMWDWVGGRFSLWSAIGLPIALDLGFDQFRALLDGAHEMDQHFLSAPLAENMPVIMALLSVWNTTFLGARSQAILPYDQTLHMLSAYLQQAEMESNGKSVTWDGDEVDYATVPSIWGELGINGQHAFYQYLHQSNNVVPADFIGSVASVTPVKGHHETLMSNFFAQTQALMTGVDEEQVRADLKAKGRTDAYIDTVAPHKVHKGNRPTNTLLLKRIDPTTLGSLIALYEHKIFVQGIVLQICSFDQWGVELGKGLAAKIQHELESNTIDPGHDCSTENLLRFYKKASQ; translated from the coding sequence ATGTTAGCTCGCCAAACATTAGCCAGCTGGAAAAAATTGAACCAGCTAGCTCAAGATAAAAAGTCTCAGCACATGAACACGTTATTTGCTGAAGACAGTAAACGTTTTGATAAATTCTCTATTGAGTTGCCTAGATTGTTGCTGGATTATTCGAAAAACCTGATCGATGACGAAACCATGGCAACCTTGCTGAAACTCGCCGAAGAAACCGAAGTGACGGCCTGGCGAGAAAAAATGTTCAGCGGTGAAAAAATCAATAAAACCGAGCACAGGGCGGTGCTGCATACGGCCTTAAGACGCCACAGCGACGAGCCTTTGGTGGTGGACGGTGAAAACGTAACCGACCATGTACAGCAGCAGCTGGCGAAAATGGAAGCCTTTGTCAATAAGGTGCGCCAGGGACACTGGCTCGGTTATTCCGGTAAGCGTATTACCGATATCGTCAATATCGGTGTCGGCGGCTCCAACCTTGGTCCGCAAATGGTAACCGAGGCGTTGAAGCATTACAGCGATAACAGTGTCAATGTCCATTACGTGTCCAATGTCGACGGCGCACAAATCGTGGAAATTCTGCGTCCGCTGGATCCGGAAAAGGTCTTGTTTATTGTCTCGTCAAAAACCTTTACCACCACGGAAACCATGACCAATGCCCGTACCGCCATCAACTGGCTGACGTCATCTTCTTTTGATGAAAAATCGGTGGCCAAACATTTTGTTGCCGTAACCGCCAATAAAGAAAATGCCATGAGTTTTGGCATCCAGGCGGACAATATTTTTGATATGTGGGACTGGGTTGGCGGACGTTTTTCCCTGTGGTCGGCGATAGGTCTGCCGATCGCCCTGGATCTCGGTTTTGATCAGTTCCGTGCCTTGCTTGACGGCGCCCATGAAATGGACCAGCACTTTCTTTCTGCTCCGCTGGCAGAGAATATGCCGGTGATCATGGCCCTGCTCAGCGTCTGGAACACCACTTTCCTGGGAGCGAGATCCCAGGCGATCTTACCTTATGATCAAACCTTACATATGTTATCTGCTTATTTGCAGCAGGCGGAAATGGAAAGTAACGGCAAGTCGGTGACCTGGGACGGCGATGAAGTGGACTATGCCACTGTGCCTTCTATCTGGGGAGAGCTGGGCATTAACGGCCAGCATGCTTTCTACCAGTACCTGCATCAAAGCAATAACGTGGTGCCCGCCGACTTTATCGGCTCGGTAGCCAGTGTTACCCCGGTAAAAGGCCATCATGAAACCCTGATGTCAAACTTCTTTGCCCAGACCCAGGCGCTGATGACCGGGGTTGATGAAGAACAGGTCAGGGCGGATCTGAAAGCCAAAGGCAGAACCGATGCCTATATCGATACCGTTGCCCCCCATAAGGTGCATAAGGGTAATCGCCCCACCAATACCTTGTTGTTAAAACGCATCGATCCGACCACTTTGGGCAGTTTAATCGCCTTGTACGAGCATAAAATTTTTGTGCAGGGGATTGTTTTGCAAATCTGCTCGTTTGACCAATGGGGGGTGGAATTAGGCAAAGGGCTGGCGGCGAAAATCCAGCATGAGCTGGAAAGCAATACCATAGATCCCGGCCATGACTGCTCTACCGAAAACCTGCTGCGTTTTTATAAAAAAGCCAGCCAATAA
- a CDS encoding TetR/AcrR family transcriptional regulator — protein MQKNRSKNETKRKQILDAATELFTEKGYATTSMDLIARQADVSKQTVYSHFGSKDDLFAAAIEQKCDSYRMLDFSLEDFSDVNVTLLAVAKRFFSMLIAKETLAVHKICAYESKSYPQLSELFYHAGPERLTTEVAKLMALLDEKKALSIANPHHAAVQFLTMLKGEAWLRIEFNTRKQLTPEEIDDYICATVAMFIRAYAPQ, from the coding sequence ATGCAAAAAAACCGCAGTAAGAATGAAACCAAGCGTAAACAGATACTGGACGCCGCCACCGAGCTGTTTACCGAAAAAGGTTATGCCACTACCAGCATGGATCTTATCGCCAGGCAGGCAGATGTATCAAAGCAAACGGTTTATAGCCATTTCGGCAGTAAAGACGATTTGTTTGCCGCGGCGATCGAGCAAAAATGCGATTCTTACCGTATGCTGGATTTTTCCCTGGAAGACTTCTCTGACGTCAATGTCACCTTGCTGGCGGTGGCGAAACGGTTTTTTTCCATGCTCATTGCCAAGGAAACCCTGGCGGTACATAAAATATGTGCCTATGAATCCAAGAGTTATCCCCAGTTGTCGGAATTGTTTTACCATGCCGGGCCTGAGCGGTTAACCACGGAAGTGGCCAAACTGATGGCGTTGCTGGATGAAAAAAAGGCCTTGTCGATAGCCAATCCGCATCATGCGGCGGTACAGTTTTTAACTATGCTCAAAGGCGAGGCCTGGTTAAGGATTGAATTTAATACCCGTAAACAACTGACCCCGGAAGAAATTGACGATTATATCTGCGCCACTGTCGCCATGTTTATCCGGGCATATGCGCCGCAGTAA
- a CDS encoding efflux RND transporter periplasmic adaptor subunit — MLVFVLSGCSDAEQAEAGTTIHSARMLTITPEAGYPLAREYIGELTTKQHTDLGFEFSGKINSIAFDSGDEVRRGEILASQDTELLMIKHAELEAKIKQNKAQITLNQANLKRIKSLINNGYTSEQSLDELNAEYQVLQAGLQGLHASLKTIEYQMEKASLIAPFDATIGERFLSQGQVLNAGQVAFRLIAKNNNEISVGVPAKLAAKLELGNIFSVEINDTLFNATLIAIGKQVDKTNRTVQLRLLPPANTKGFNGQLVRVNIRQEIQKSGYWLPLSAITDGVRGQWNIYLAQQIGGGRYQIKAATVSVVHTTENDAFVSGLEANEHLVIAEGLHRYVPGQIINKHQGTLAVKTNSQQTGQEKAGTL; from the coding sequence ATGCTTGTATTTGTCTTGTCCGGCTGCAGCGATGCCGAACAAGCAGAAGCAGGAACCACCATCCACAGCGCCCGGATGTTGACCATAACACCGGAAGCGGGTTATCCGCTGGCACGGGAATATATCGGCGAGCTCACCACCAAACAACACACAGATCTCGGCTTTGAGTTCAGCGGCAAGATCAACAGCATAGCTTTTGACAGCGGCGACGAAGTCCGCCGCGGCGAAATCCTGGCAAGCCAGGATACCGAACTGTTAATGATCAAACACGCCGAGCTCGAGGCTAAAATCAAACAAAACAAGGCGCAAATCACCTTAAACCAGGCCAATTTAAAACGTATCAAGTCGTTAATTAATAACGGTTATACTTCTGAGCAGAGCCTGGATGAATTAAATGCCGAATACCAGGTCCTGCAGGCGGGCCTGCAGGGGTTACACGCCAGCTTAAAAACCATAGAGTACCAGATGGAAAAGGCCAGCTTGATCGCCCCCTTTGACGCCACCATCGGCGAACGCTTTTTATCCCAGGGACAGGTGCTGAACGCCGGCCAAGTCGCCTTTCGCCTCATCGCCAAAAATAACAATGAGATCTCCGTCGGCGTGCCTGCCAAACTGGCGGCCAAGCTCGAGCTTGGCAACATCTTCAGTGTAGAAATCAATGATACTTTATTTAACGCCACCTTAATCGCCATCGGCAAGCAAGTGGATAAAACCAACCGCACCGTACAATTACGACTATTGCCCCCGGCAAACACCAAAGGATTCAATGGCCAGCTGGTGCGGGTCAATATCAGGCAAGAGATCCAGAAAAGCGGCTACTGGTTGCCGTTAAGCGCCATCACCGACGGGGTGCGCGGCCAGTGGAATATTTACCTGGCGCAGCAAATCGGCGGCGGCCGATACCAAATCAAGGCTGCAACGGTTTCTGTAGTTCATACCACGGAAAACGACGCCTTTGTCAGCGGCCTTGAAGCAAACGAACATCTGGTTATCGCCGAAGGTTTGCACAGATATGTCCCGGGACAGATCATCAACAAGCACCAGGGAACACTGGCGGTTAAAACCAACAGCCAGCAAACCGGGCAAGAAAAGGCCGGTACCTTATGA
- a CDS encoding efflux RND transporter permease subunit, with protein MIRSFVKNGRLMSLVIVLLIVSGLAALSTLPRTEDPRIQNRVASVITYMPGASAERIEVLISEKIEQKLRKLSEINLITSVSRPGISVVQLKLQDEINQPEPVWSRVRDLVSDLAPQLPASIVPPVLETDRGYAYTQLIALNWQGNTEIDIASLGRYANELQNRLRTVGGTDLVSIFGQGEEEILVAIDQAQSSRLGLSAALISEKIRSADAKVAAGALVNLNNQMQVELTGALDTVERIRNIPLRDNDNGSVLRLGDIASVKKSLAWPASEIALVNDQASVVVATRMLPDLRIDKWTEKVNQQVANFARELPQNIKLEVLFDQNTYTEKRLGDLITNISVGFILISLVLLITLGWRSALIVAVSLPLTVLFTLAMMNFYGLPIHQMSVTGLVVALGIMVDNAIVMTDTIQQKRQQGMRRLDSVGYAVKHLWLPLLGSSVTTILAFMPIVLMPGPAGEFVGGIALSVIFSLIGSYLISHTIVAGLAGRFIGKGQSNAQSWYRAGIALPRLSHAFQASLTWAIEHRKTTIITVFCLPLLGFVLAKQLSEQFFPPSDRDMFQIELFLPAQSSIKHTQAVSQEVSQYLYRQQGIEKVRWFIGKNAPSFYYNMLPTKDGLQNYAQGMITASDFNHANTLIPHIQTELDKLFPQAQILVRKLEQGPPFNAPVELRIFGPNLDTLKTIGDDIRQLMSTTKDVIHSRSTLQPGTPKVWVQTDEEAVALAGLSLTNIAGQLNTTLAGNINGSVIEATESIPVRVRIDNGERREITDLANIQLLSSKSEQAIPLTALAELKLKPSRGAIPHRDGVRVNVIEGYIRAGVLPSVVLARIQEKMAQQQYQVPAGYYIEVGGESAERDEAVGKLLASVGVIFTLLITVVVLSFNSFRLSGIIFLSAFQSVGLGLLSIYVFDYPFGFTVIIGLLGLMGLAINAAIVIIAELKSDPDAVRGDTKAIVRAVLSCTRHISSTTITTVGGFLPLILAGGGFWPPFAVAVAGGTVLTTLLSFLFVPALFSLFSQKRAFETSEQISTEALTGNS; from the coding sequence ATGATCCGCTCTTTTGTTAAAAATGGCCGTTTAATGTCATTGGTGATAGTGCTGCTGATCGTTTCCGGTCTGGCCGCCCTGTCCACCTTGCCGCGCACCGAAGATCCGAGAATACAAAACCGGGTTGCCAGTGTGATCACTTATATGCCGGGCGCCAGCGCCGAGCGCATCGAAGTATTGATCAGCGAAAAAATCGAGCAGAAGCTGCGTAAGTTGTCGGAAATCAACCTGATCACTTCCGTCTCCCGTCCGGGCATTTCCGTGGTGCAGCTGAAATTGCAGGATGAAATCAATCAACCTGAGCCGGTCTGGTCCAGAGTCCGGGATCTGGTCAGTGATCTCGCGCCGCAATTACCCGCCAGCATAGTACCGCCTGTGTTGGAAACCGACCGGGGTTATGCCTATACCCAGTTGATTGCCCTGAACTGGCAGGGAAATACCGAGATAGATATTGCCAGCCTGGGACGTTATGCCAATGAATTGCAAAACCGGCTGCGCACCGTCGGCGGCACCGATCTGGTATCCATTTTCGGCCAGGGAGAAGAAGAAATCCTGGTGGCGATAGACCAGGCACAAAGCAGCCGTTTAGGTTTATCTGCCGCGCTGATTTCAGAAAAAATCCGCAGTGCCGATGCCAAGGTTGCCGCCGGGGCCCTGGTTAACCTCAATAACCAGATGCAGGTGGAATTAACCGGCGCCCTGGATACGGTGGAAAGGATCCGCAATATTCCCCTCAGGGACAATGACAATGGCTCGGTATTACGTTTAGGGGATATCGCCTCGGTGAAGAAAAGCCTGGCCTGGCCCGCCAGTGAAATCGCCCTGGTCAACGACCAGGCTTCCGTGGTAGTGGCAACGAGGATGTTGCCGGATTTACGCATAGATAAGTGGACGGAAAAGGTCAACCAGCAAGTAGCAAACTTTGCCCGAGAGCTGCCCCAGAACATAAAGCTGGAAGTGCTGTTTGATCAAAATACCTATACCGAAAAAAGACTCGGCGATCTCATCACTAATATCAGTGTCGGTTTTATCCTGATTTCCCTGGTATTACTGATCACCCTGGGTTGGCGCTCGGCGTTGATCGTCGCCGTTTCCCTGCCGTTAACCGTGTTATTTACCCTGGCGATGATGAATTTTTACGGCCTGCCGATCCACCAGATGTCGGTCACCGGCTTAGTGGTGGCTTTAGGCATCATGGTAGACAATGCCATCGTCATGACGGACACCATACAGCAAAAACGCCAGCAGGGCATGCGCCGCCTGGACTCTGTCGGTTACGCCGTCAAACATTTATGGCTGCCGCTGCTCGGCTCCAGCGTGACCACGATTCTGGCCTTTATGCCCATCGTCCTGATGCCGGGTCCGGCAGGCGAGTTTGTCGGCGGCATTGCCTTAAGCGTGATTTTTTCCCTGATCGGCTCTTACCTGATCTCCCACACCATAGTGGCCGGATTAGCGGGACGTTTTATCGGCAAAGGCCAAAGCAATGCACAAAGCTGGTACCGGGCCGGTATTGCCTTGCCGCGATTGAGCCATGCCTTTCAAGCGAGCCTGACCTGGGCAATAGAGCACAGAAAAACCACCATAATCACGGTTTTTTGTCTGCCGCTGCTGGGTTTTGTGCTCGCCAAACAGCTAAGCGAACAATTCTTCCCGCCGTCTGACCGGGACATGTTCCAGATAGAGCTGTTTTTACCGGCACAAAGCAGCATCAAACACACCCAAGCCGTTAGCCAGGAGGTCAGCCAGTATCTGTACCGACAGCAAGGCATAGAAAAAGTCCGCTGGTTTATCGGTAAAAATGCCCCCTCCTTCTACTACAATATGCTGCCCACCAAAGACGGCCTGCAAAATTACGCCCAGGGTATGATCACCGCCAGCGACTTTAACCATGCCAATACCCTGATCCCGCACATTCAAACAGAATTAGACAAGCTGTTTCCCCAGGCGCAGATCCTGGTGCGCAAGCTGGAGCAGGGACCGCCGTTTAATGCCCCGGTGGAGCTGAGAATATTTGGCCCCAACCTGGATACCCTAAAAACCATAGGGGATGATATACGCCAGCTGATGAGTACCACAAAGGACGTGATCCATAGCCGCTCAACCCTGCAGCCGGGTACCCCTAAGGTCTGGGTCCAAACGGATGAGGAAGCGGTCGCCCTGGCGGGATTGTCTTTAACCAATATTGCCGGCCAGCTCAATACCACCTTAGCCGGTAATATCAACGGCTCGGTGATCGAAGCAACCGAATCCATCCCGGTCAGGGTCAGGATAGACAATGGCGAACGCCGGGAGATCACGGATCTCGCCAATATCCAGCTGCTCAGCAGTAAAAGCGAGCAGGCGATCCCGCTGACGGCACTGGCAGAGCTGAAACTTAAACCCAGCCGGGGCGCCATCCCCCACAGGGACGGCGTGCGGGTAAACGTGATTGAAGGTTATATCCGCGCCGGTGTCCTGCCTTCCGTGGTCCTGGCCCGGATACAGGAAAAAATGGCACAGCAGCAATACCAGGTGCCCGCCGGATACTATATCGAAGTAGGGGGCGAGTCAGCCGAACGTGACGAAGCGGTAGGCAAATTATTGGCCAGTGTCGGGGTGATCTTCACCTTGCTGATCACTGTGGTGGTGTTATCTTTTAATTCCTTCCGTCTCAGCGGCATTATTTTCCTGTCTGCTTTCCAGTCGGTGGGTTTGGGGCTGCTGAGTATTTATGTCTTTGACTATCCCTTTGGCTTTACCGTGATCATCGGCCTGCTTGGCCTGATGGGACTGGCCATCAATGCCGCCATAGTGATCATCGCCGAATTAAAGTCGGACCCGGATGCCGTGCGCGGCGATACCAAAGCGATAGTGCGGGCGGTATTAAGCTGTACCCGGCATATCAGCTCCACCACCATCACCACGGTCGGCGGCTTCTTGCCCCTGATACTGGCAGGCGGCGGTTTCTGGCCCCCGTTTGCGGTGGCGGTAGCCGGCGGTACCGTCTTAACCACCTTGTTATCGTTTTTATTTGTCCCGGCGCTGTTTTCCCTGTTTAGCCAGAAAAGGGCATTCGAGACCTCGGAGCAAATTTCAACCGAGGCATTAACCGGCAATAGCTAA